The Thamnophis elegans isolate rThaEle1 chromosome 15, rThaEle1.pri, whole genome shotgun sequence genome includes a window with the following:
- the DDIT4 gene encoding DNA damage-inducible transcript 4 protein, translating to MPVSWDGFPSLPPIPEQRENPAPAFAWEKSAFQEAASRTARLENSDCESLDSSLSSEGDAQDYLDEVSLPDFDLLNDPEDEHLCANLMKLIQVTLNKARLCSNRPSRLFMPGELVAQVSKELLHLAYREPCGLRGALIDLCVEQGKVCHSVEQIAVDPSLVPTFQLTLVLRLDSRLWPKIQGLFSSGSAFSPGFSQSLKLSTGFRVIKKKLYSSEQLLIEEC from the exons ATGCCGGTGTCTTGGGACGGTTTCCCTTCGCTGCCTCCCATCCCGGAGCAGAGGGAGAATCCGGCGCCCGCCTTCGCCTGGGAGAAGAGCGCCTTCCAAGAAGCGGCGAGCCGGACCGCCAGGCTGGAGAACTCCGATTGCGAGTCCCTGGACAGCAGTTTGAGCTCCGAAGGAG ACGCCCAGGACTACCTGGATGAGGTGTCCTTGCCCGACTTTGATTTGCTCAATGATCCCGAGGATGAGCACCTGTGCGCCAACCTCATGAAGCTCATCCAGGTCACCCTGAACAAAGCCAGGCTCTGCTCCAACCGTCCCTCCCGGCTCTTCATGCCCGGCGAGCTGGTCGCCCAAGTGAGCAAGGAGCTGCTCCACCTGGCCTACCGGGAGCCCTGCGGCTTGAGGGGAGCCCTCATCGACCTGTGCGTGGAACAAGGGAAGGTGTGCCACAGCGTGGAGCAGATCGCGGTGGATCCAAGCCTGGTGCCTACTTTCCAGCTGACGCTTGTTCTGAGGCTGGATTCCCGCCTGTGGCCTAAAATCCAAGGACTCTTTAGCTCCGGTTCGGCCTTCTCTCCGGGATTCAGTCAGTCCCTGAAGCTCAGCACTGGCTTCAGGGTCATCAAAAAGAAGTTGTATAGCTCCGAACAACTGCTCATAGAGGAATGTTGA